The Desulfitobacterium chlororespirans DSM 11544 genome contains a region encoding:
- a CDS encoding helix-turn-helix domain-containing protein has product MNISQAVIRRLEELCRERHLSINALSNVSGITQSTVNDIMSGKTYNAGIGTIKKLCDGLGISVRDFFDSELFSDLEQEIK; this is encoded by the coding sequence CCAGGCGGTGATTCGCCGTCTTGAAGAACTGTGCCGTGAAAGACATTTGAGCATCAATGCGCTTAGCAATGTTTCAGGCATTACCCAATCCACTGTCAATGATATTATGAGCGGCAAAACCTATAACGCCGGCATAGGTACCATCAAAAAGTTGTGTGACGGACTCGGTATCAGTGTCCGGGACTTTTTTGACAGTGAACTGTTTTCTGATTTGGAGCAGGAAATCAAATGA
- a CDS encoding ATP-binding protein, with the protein MLRIKALHIHMFRIYKDRKFTFITENEEVAPLVLITGGNGKGKTSIMDAVEWCFTGNIQHLYRPYDTRTKGDRQVAQSLGLLRYKDCGSNEETWVELTFEKDGKESTLRRSTLNNELGSTHTSLSITYAGDTLDAEAAQDWLKECFDSGDRPFADLFYKYFICNSQKAEEFRSKSRKDMTAEFEDFTLEHSEAKQVLVNLEQIRSQLNEEINDLSSKRVSEDKIIELEKEQQKLKEAGQIPAYVQRVSYPDERLDVDQLSQEEQEAQLQELIAGGYRAVADWLSELIRSRRKLMIKEQFAAYKAEIQQAIRKELYEPNTQRALEEKKKKIVEQLQKLNDQTLEQVGEFASGLENAELTPAEWQKRWGDYCSLNDIWRGTEASFEDSQKGDELLIAFSRLVGVRAQMVEYRKDYQKCPLCGAEEPFASAPAEHLALEAENYVKAHDVKKLTLEQQLKEEKQRWDDFRTLLNKDLREILKAAEARLSDELGLNQKILAVTESFFRLIAALELLPEQFADMDTLETYDGFVGIDTDSVQKQAEKINALLTFLGYPGVEQVDTEPQIVREAISPLAQKVPAMFVFDELDVRGKIVSLRLRKGNRLLVELSKDLEEKRNQNRTLDEQTREKMALQSLVKGRAEMLRKKLNQMKNDEVQGVAPYLFRIFSKLVKHSTLDGFQLQGNGARATETKLAFTDESKNPIMNLISDGQLGAFMISYLLGNAFLRRETGSFRCYFVDDITNSMDDINLVSFVDLIKYQLAKSRKGDEEVAAIQQFFFATCDGNLKRMFQYKMKGFEIPVALIDLDML; encoded by the coding sequence ATGCTGAGGATTAAGGCGCTTCATATTCATATGTTTCGCATTTATAAAGACAGAAAATTTACATTTATCACTGAAAATGAGGAAGTAGCGCCATTGGTGTTGATTACCGGAGGTAACGGCAAAGGCAAAACGTCCATTATGGACGCTGTAGAATGGTGCTTTACTGGAAATATACAACATTTATACAGACCTTATGACACGCGTACCAAGGGTGATCGGCAGGTAGCACAAAGTCTTGGCCTGTTGCGCTATAAGGATTGCGGAAGTAACGAAGAAACCTGGGTTGAGCTGACTTTTGAAAAAGATGGTAAGGAATCGACTCTCCGGCGAAGCACACTAAACAATGAGCTTGGCTCAACGCACACATCTTTATCCATCACATATGCGGGAGACACACTGGATGCAGAAGCCGCTCAAGACTGGCTCAAAGAGTGTTTTGATTCCGGAGACAGGCCATTTGCGGATCTTTTTTATAAATATTTTATTTGTAATTCTCAAAAAGCAGAAGAGTTCCGCAGTAAGAGCCGCAAGGATATGACGGCGGAATTTGAGGATTTCACGCTCGAACATTCTGAAGCAAAGCAAGTGCTTGTGAACCTGGAACAGATACGTAGCCAACTGAATGAAGAAATAAATGATTTGAGCAGTAAGAGAGTTTCTGAAGACAAGATCATAGAGCTGGAAAAAGAGCAGCAAAAGTTAAAAGAGGCTGGGCAGATTCCGGCTTATGTACAACGGGTGAGCTATCCGGATGAACGGCTGGATGTGGATCAACTGAGTCAGGAAGAACAGGAAGCACAGCTTCAGGAACTTATAGCTGGAGGATATCGTGCTGTCGCTGACTGGTTGAGTGAGCTCATACGATCGAGACGTAAGTTGATGATAAAGGAGCAGTTTGCAGCATATAAAGCAGAGATTCAGCAGGCCATCCGAAAAGAACTCTATGAACCAAATACGCAGCGTGCTTTGGAGGAAAAGAAGAAGAAAATAGTGGAACAACTTCAGAAGCTAAATGATCAGACGTTGGAACAGGTTGGAGAGTTTGCTTCGGGGTTGGAGAACGCGGAACTGACACCGGCAGAATGGCAGAAGCGCTGGGGAGATTATTGCAGCTTAAATGATATTTGGCGTGGGACCGAAGCCAGCTTTGAAGATTCGCAAAAGGGTGATGAATTGCTGATTGCATTTTCACGGTTGGTAGGTGTCCGGGCGCAAATGGTTGAGTACCGCAAAGATTATCAAAAATGCCCATTGTGTGGTGCTGAAGAGCCTTTTGCATCTGCGCCGGCGGAACATCTGGCTTTGGAGGCTGAGAATTATGTCAAAGCTCACGATGTGAAAAAACTGACACTGGAACAACAGCTTAAAGAGGAAAAACAACGTTGGGACGATTTTCGGACTCTATTAAACAAAGACCTAAGGGAAATCTTGAAGGCAGCGGAAGCAAGACTAAGTGATGAACTAGGGCTGAATCAGAAAATCTTAGCTGTGACGGAGAGCTTTTTTAGGCTGATCGCAGCGTTAGAGCTGCTTCCGGAGCAGTTTGCCGACATGGATACCCTTGAAACCTATGACGGATTTGTGGGTATAGATACAGACTCGGTTCAAAAGCAAGCGGAGAAAATTAATGCTCTGCTGACCTTCCTCGGCTATCCAGGCGTAGAGCAGGTTGACACTGAACCGCAGATAGTAAGGGAGGCTATTTCTCCGCTTGCACAGAAGGTTCCGGCTATGTTTGTATTTGATGAACTGGATGTACGAGGGAAAATTGTATCTCTACGATTACGTAAGGGGAACCGACTTTTGGTTGAACTATCAAAAGATCTTGAGGAAAAGCGGAACCAGAATCGTACGCTGGATGAACAAACCCGCGAAAAGATGGCGTTACAAAGCCTAGTCAAGGGAAGGGCAGAAATGCTTCGCAAAAAACTAAACCAGATGAAAAATGATGAGGTACAGGGTGTTGCCCCCTATTTATTTCGCATTTTTAGTAAGTTGGTCAAGCATTCTACCCTTGACGGATTTCAGCTACAAGGTAATGGGGCAAGAGCGACAGAAACTAAATTGGCTTTCACCGATGAAAGTAAAAATCCAATTATGAATTTAATCAGCGATGGGCAGTTGGGCGCGTTTATGATTTCGTATTTACTCGGTAATGCATTCCTACGCAGGGAGACGGGTAGTTTCCGATGTTACTTTGTTGATGATATCACAAATAGCATGGACGATATTAATCTGGTTTCTTTTGTCGATCTTATTAAGTATCAGCTGGCGAAGAGCAGAAAAGGAGATGAAGAAGTGGCAGCGATACAGCAGTTCTTTTTTGCCACTTGCGACGGAAATCTGAAGCGGATGTTCCAATATAAGATGAAGGGGTTTGAGATTCCCGTTGCTTTAATTGATCTCGATATGCTATAA
- a CDS encoding ABC transporter ATP-binding protein, whose translation MNSFQTWFRTITFGETGKYLRMTLWNFIDSFVASLPYGVMLLAIYMLLIPVAEPGSPLPANRLWMLCGVLLAQLLLYYFVRRKTYIDLCTGFAGTTRNARIAMGERLRRLPMGFFGRRDAGDLSTVLLRDYTEVEQLASGLIPQLSVILVRLSLALIVLSAFDWRMMLGLVLVIPLALPFALISYRKMGGISGELMAAQQGAASGILEYVGGIQTLRAFNMAGEQFQSLKNSFAKQHRHSVGMELAAAPVGMLGRFILNCGSAVIMLLGIWLLTKGQLSPFYYIVFLLLSLNIYEPVMILFGFIADFARTNRSAVRIQELTKEEPLPEPVRGTAPENLDIEFNNVSFSYGHQEVLHDISLSFPEKSITALVGPSGSGKSTITRLAARFWDAGKGEITLGGMPLGQMTSDELLSRISIVFQDVYLFHDTVEANIRMGRPGAALEEIMEAAKAAACHDFISALPEGYETMVGEGGSTLSGGEKQRIAIARALLKNAPIVLLDEATASLDPENEVLIQQAISALVAEKTVIVIAHRLQSVCNADQIVVLDKGRVKEQGTHEELLAGKGLYARLWEEQSRAGNWRIAGNG comes from the coding sequence ATGAACAGTTTCCAAACCTGGTTCCGCACGATTACCTTTGGTGAAACGGGGAAGTATCTAAGGATGACCCTCTGGAATTTTATCGACAGCTTTGTGGCTTCGCTTCCCTATGGGGTGATGCTGCTGGCGATCTACATGCTGCTGATACCGGTGGCGGAACCGGGCTCTCCTTTGCCTGCCAACCGGCTGTGGATGCTGTGCGGCGTCCTGCTGGCCCAGCTGCTCCTATATTATTTTGTACGGCGCAAGACCTATATCGATCTTTGCACCGGCTTTGCAGGCACCACCAGGAATGCCCGGATCGCTATGGGGGAGCGCTTAAGAAGATTGCCCATGGGCTTCTTCGGGCGGCGGGATGCCGGGGATCTTTCCACGGTTCTGCTGCGGGATTATACGGAGGTTGAGCAGCTGGCTTCCGGTCTCATTCCTCAGCTGTCCGTCATCCTGGTGCGTCTCTCTCTGGCATTGATCGTCCTGTCCGCTTTTGATTGGCGCATGATGCTGGGGTTGGTGCTGGTGATTCCTCTGGCCCTGCCCTTTGCCTTGATCAGCTATCGGAAAATGGGGGGGATCAGCGGCGAGCTGATGGCGGCTCAGCAAGGGGCCGCCTCGGGAATACTGGAGTATGTAGGGGGAATTCAGACCCTGCGGGCCTTCAATATGGCGGGGGAACAGTTTCAGTCCCTGAAGAACTCCTTCGCCAAACAACACAGGCATTCCGTAGGCATGGAGCTGGCGGCGGCTCCTGTAGGCATGCTGGGTCGTTTTATCCTCAATTGCGGGAGCGCTGTGATTATGCTCTTGGGGATATGGCTGCTCACCAAAGGTCAGCTGTCCCCCTTCTATTACATCGTCTTTCTGCTCCTCTCCCTGAACATTTATGAGCCGGTGATGATTTTGTTTGGTTTTATTGCGGATTTTGCCCGGACCAACCGGTCGGCGGTGCGCATACAGGAGTTGACAAAAGAGGAGCCTCTGCCGGAGCCTGTCCGGGGCACGGCACCGGAGAACCTGGACATAGAGTTCAACAATGTTTCTTTTTCCTATGGCCATCAGGAGGTGCTCCATGACATCTCCCTGAGTTTCCCCGAAAAAAGCATTACGGCCCTGGTAGGACCTTCAGGCTCAGGAAAGTCCACTATCACCCGCTTGGCCGCCCGCTTCTGGGATGCGGGAAAGGGGGAGATCACCCTGGGCGGCATGCCCTTGGGGCAGATGACCTCGGATGAGCTGCTCTCCCGGATCAGCATCGTCTTTCAGGATGTGTATCTGTTTCATGATACGGTGGAAGCCAATATCCGCATGGGGAGGCCGGGGGCAGCACTGGAGGAGATCATGGAGGCAGCCAAAGCGGCGGCTTGCCACGACTTCATATCTGCTCTGCCCGAAGGATATGAAACCATGGTGGGGGAGGGGGGCTCCACCCTCTCCGGAGGAGAAAAGCAGCGCATTGCCATCGCCCGGGCCCTTTTGAAAAACGCCCCCATCGTTCTGCTGGACGAAGCCACAGCCTCACTGGATCCGGAAAACGAAGTGCTTATTCAGCAGGCTATCAGCGCCCTGGTGGCAGAGAAAACAGTGATCGTCATCGCCCATAGGCTGCAGTCCGTATGCAATGCAGATCAGATCGTGGTGCTGGATAAAGGCAGGGTAAAGGAGCAAGGCACCCATGAGGAACTCCTGGCTGGGAAGGGCCTCTATGCCCGGCTTTGGGAAGAACAGTCCCGGGCGGGAAATTGGCGGATTGCCGGAAACGGGTGA
- a CDS encoding ABC transporter ATP-binding protein has product MGRSSKKPKEQEKTGLARLMELAGAKKNKLLAACLLSVLASAARLVPFFTIYGVSRELLAHYTLTSAMNAGKIYTLVGYTFAAALVYGVCAFLSSALAHGAAYDIIYELRLKLMEKLARIPSGYFTGTTQGAIKKVISDDAEQIEVFVAHHIADLAAAVATPLFTLIFLFVMDWRLALVTLIPIFVSVSLLSGGLKNPQGAQTQVDMHNAKEKMEGTIVEYIHGMPVIKIFNRTLNAFARYEGDVSAYVGTVERTAYHFASSMGAYYAFFGAQLLFLLPAGLVLLAGASTYLDFLPLLLLFFLVGSGLKEPLENMMQMVVHSRRITEGVSRIDRILQQPELAEKGAGSPAAYDLAFAEVSFTYTEEGPQALKDISFHLPQGSITGIVGPSGGGKSTLAQLLLRFYEPQRGSIRIGGVDIGDIPHHRLMNLVSYVFQDSFLFHDTVENNIRMGNREATREAVEQAAKNAGIHEVIRELPKGYDTVLGEKDSYLSGGEKQRLAIARVFLKDTPIVVLDEATAYADAENEGKIQRAFARLAENKTVLIIAHRLRTVENANRILVLEKGELVGEGTHTELLRSCPQYGDMVAANERKDRWRIGKGGVSA; this is encoded by the coding sequence ATGGGCAGATCATCAAAAAAGCCAAAAGAGCAAGAGAAAACAGGGCTTGCCCGGCTTATGGAGCTGGCCGGAGCTAAAAAAAACAAGCTCCTGGCCGCTTGCCTGCTGTCGGTCCTGGCCTCGGCGGCGCGTCTTGTTCCTTTTTTCACCATCTATGGGGTGAGCCGGGAGCTCCTGGCTCATTATACCCTGACCTCAGCCATGAATGCCGGAAAAATTTACACTTTGGTGGGTTATACCTTTGCCGCCGCCCTGGTATACGGGGTCTGCGCTTTTCTATCTTCAGCCCTTGCTCACGGCGCGGCTTACGATATTATTTATGAGCTGCGTTTAAAACTCATGGAAAAGCTGGCCCGGATTCCCTCCGGTTACTTTACCGGAACCACCCAAGGGGCCATAAAAAAGGTCATCTCCGACGATGCGGAGCAGATTGAAGTGTTTGTCGCTCATCATATCGCCGATCTGGCGGCGGCGGTGGCCACACCTCTCTTCACTCTGATCTTCCTGTTTGTCATGGACTGGCGGCTGGCCCTGGTCACCCTCATTCCCATCTTTGTATCCGTCTCTCTTCTCTCCGGAGGCCTGAAAAATCCTCAGGGCGCTCAAACTCAGGTGGATATGCACAATGCCAAGGAAAAAATGGAAGGCACCATTGTGGAATACATCCATGGCATGCCGGTCATCAAAATATTCAACCGCACCTTAAACGCTTTTGCCCGGTATGAGGGGGATGTATCCGCCTATGTGGGCACCGTGGAGCGCACCGCCTATCACTTTGCCTCCAGCATGGGAGCCTATTATGCTTTCTTCGGGGCCCAGCTGCTGTTTCTGCTTCCTGCCGGTCTGGTGCTGCTGGCCGGGGCTTCCACCTATCTGGATTTTTTGCCCCTGCTGCTGCTGTTCTTTTTGGTGGGGAGCGGGCTCAAGGAGCCCCTGGAAAATATGATGCAGATGGTTGTGCACAGCCGCCGCATTACGGAAGGAGTATCCCGTATTGACCGGATTTTGCAGCAGCCGGAGCTGGCGGAAAAGGGGGCGGGGAGTCCCGCGGCTTATGATCTTGCCTTTGCGGAAGTATCCTTCACTTATACGGAAGAGGGACCCCAGGCCCTAAAAGATATTTCCTTCCATCTGCCTCAGGGAAGTATCACCGGCATTGTCGGCCCTTCCGGGGGCGGAAAATCCACCCTTGCTCAGCTTCTGCTCCGGTTCTATGAGCCTCAGCGGGGGAGTATCAGAATCGGCGGTGTGGATATTGGGGATATTCCCCATCACCGGCTGATGAATCTGGTGTCCTATGTGTTTCAGGATTCCTTTTTGTTTCATGATACGGTGGAAAACAACATCCGCATGGGCAACCGGGAGGCGACCCGTGAAGCAGTGGAGCAGGCGGCGAAAAACGCAGGCATCCATGAGGTGATTAGGGAACTGCCCAAAGGCTATGACACGGTGCTCGGCGAAAAGGACTCCTATCTTTCCGGCGGGGAGAAGCAGCGGCTGGCCATCGCCCGGGTCTTCCTCAAGGATACACCCATCGTGGTTCTGGATGAGGCCACCGCTTATGCGGATGCAGAAAATGAAGGGAAGATTCAGCGGGCCTTTGCCAGGCTTGCTGAAAATAAAACAGTGCTGATTATCGCTCACCGGCTCAGGACCGTGGAAAATGCCAACCGCATTCTGGTTCTGGAAAAGGGAGAACTGGTAGGAGAGGGCACCCATACGGAGCTGCTGAGATCCTGCCCCCAGTACGGTGATATGGTGGCCGCCAATGAGCGGAAGGACCGCTGGCGGATTGGGAAAGGAGGAGTGTCGGCATGA
- a CDS encoding TetR/AcrR family transcriptional regulator — protein MSPKIFALQEREEARVKMLEAGFALIKEQGMTHASVEKVTKAVGLGKSTFYNFFLSKEMFVYEIIKYQRDQSKQFFMDILDGREKMTSSEGKDFLKKIIFSGDSIYQYLTAEDEAKLKAALPPEYCLVDPQAEAMIMTGLFEHMEGVRPDIDLKLVANLIKIMALSLFHQDSLHADALPRTLEGIYGLLFSYIFAENV, from the coding sequence ATGTCGCCCAAGATATTTGCCCTGCAGGAACGGGAAGAAGCAAGGGTAAAGATGCTGGAAGCGGGATTTGCCCTTATTAAGGAACAGGGCATGACCCATGCCTCTGTTGAGAAGGTCACCAAAGCAGTGGGGCTGGGGAAGAGCACCTTCTATAATTTTTTTCTCTCCAAGGAGATGTTCGTTTACGAAATTATCAAGTACCAACGGGATCAGTCCAAACAATTTTTTATGGACATACTTGACGGCAGGGAAAAGATGACCTCCAGTGAGGGAAAAGATTTTTTGAAAAAGATAATTTTTAGCGGGGACAGCATTTATCAATACCTGACGGCGGAGGATGAAGCCAAGCTGAAAGCAGCCCTGCCCCCGGAATATTGTCTTGTTGATCCCCAGGCCGAGGCCATGATCATGACCGGTCTGTTCGAGCACATGGAAGGGGTGCGGCCGGATATTGACTTAAAGCTTGTGGCCAATCTCATTAAGATCATGGCTCTGTCGCTGTTCCATCAGGATTCCCTCCATGCAGACGCCCTGCCCCGGACTTTGGAGGGCATATACGGCCTTTTATTTTCCTATATCTTTGCAGAGAATGTTTAA
- a CDS encoding helix-turn-helix domain-containing protein — protein sequence MGIQVHLEDVLKARGMTSKELCALVGITEANLSILRSGKAKGVRFGTINKICWHLECDVGDILKFDGKLEEEDED from the coding sequence ATGGGGATACAGGTTCATCTGGAGGATGTATTGAAGGCCCGGGGCATGACCTCGAAGGAGCTGTGCGCTCTGGTGGGGATTACGGAAGCGAATCTGTCCATTCTGCGCAGCGGCAAGGCCAAAGGGGTGCGTTTTGGCACCATCAATAAGATCTGCTGGCATCTGGAGTGCGATGTGGGAGATATTTTGAAATTCGATGGAAAGCTGGAGGAAGAGGATGAGGATTAA
- a CDS encoding mandelate racemase/muconate lactonizing enzyme family protein codes for MKITKIDVMMVNGVATASTPWRPVLCRIYTDEGIYGDGEAAIAYCTGAPAAFGMVKDLAAMLIGRDPLDNEVIWEIMYKRTFWGQNGGPITFAGMSALDIALWDIKGKYFKVPVYKLLGGKKRDKLRTYASQLQFGWGEGTIAATSPEHYYNNAKKAVAEGYDCVKVDFFQFNEKGEQFTEEERTGLLKPYYVNLVESRVAAVREAVGPNVDIIMENHSFPDAQSAVQLGRAVQKYNIFYFEEPNTPNPKTARYIADKLEMPIASGERIYSRWQYAPYFEDQSLQLIQPDLGNCGGITEGKKICDMAHTYDIGVQAHVCASPLSTAAALHLEAVIPNFVIHEHHVFNLSSWNKQLSIYDYQPVNGEYSIPELPGLGNEISEYAFANSEIVTVK; via the coding sequence ATGAAAATTACTAAAATTGACGTGATGATGGTGAATGGTGTTGCGACGGCATCAACACCCTGGAGGCCTGTACTTTGCCGGATCTATACGGATGAAGGAATCTACGGAGACGGTGAGGCGGCTATCGCTTATTGCACCGGTGCGCCGGCGGCTTTTGGCATGGTCAAGGATTTGGCGGCTATGCTCATCGGTAGGGATCCCCTGGATAATGAAGTGATCTGGGAAATCATGTATAAGAGAACCTTCTGGGGGCAGAATGGCGGTCCCATCACCTTTGCCGGCATGAGCGCTCTGGATATCGCTCTCTGGGATATCAAAGGGAAATACTTTAAGGTCCCTGTCTATAAGCTGCTGGGCGGCAAGAAGCGCGATAAGCTGAGAACTTATGCCAGCCAGCTGCAGTTCGGCTGGGGAGAAGGCACGATAGCGGCTACCTCCCCTGAGCATTATTATAACAATGCCAAGAAAGCCGTTGCTGAAGGCTATGACTGCGTCAAGGTGGATTTTTTTCAGTTTAATGAGAAAGGGGAGCAGTTTACCGAGGAAGAAAGAACCGGTCTGCTCAAACCCTATTATGTGAATCTGGTGGAGTCCCGTGTGGCGGCGGTAAGAGAGGCTGTAGGCCCTAATGTGGACATTATCATGGAAAACCACTCCTTCCCGGATGCTCAGAGTGCCGTTCAGTTGGGACGGGCCGTTCAGAAATACAATATCTTTTATTTTGAAGAGCCCAACACTCCCAATCCCAAGACAGCCAGATATATCGCCGACAAGCTGGAAATGCCCATCGCCAGCGGGGAGCGGATTTACTCCAGATGGCAGTACGCGCCTTACTTTGAAGATCAGTCCCTGCAATTGATTCAGCCGGATCTGGGCAATTGCGGCGGCATCACAGAAGGCAAGAAGATCTGCGATATGGCTCACACTTATGATATCGGCGTCCAGGCTCACGTCTGCGCCAGCCCTCTTTCCACGGCTGCGGCCCTCCATCTGGAAGCGGTCATTCCCAATTTTGTCATCCATGAGCATCATGTGTTCAACCTGAGCTCCTGGAATAAGCAGCTTTCTATCTACGATTATCAGCCGGTCAACGGAGAGTACAGCATTCCTGAACTTCCCGGCCTGGGCAATGAAATTTCTGAATATGCCTTCGCTAACAGTGAGATCGTCACTGTAAAATAA